A single window of Arvicola amphibius chromosome 15, mArvAmp1.2, whole genome shotgun sequence DNA harbors:
- the Scoc gene encoding short coiled-coil protein, whose amino-acid sequence MMNADMDAVDAENQVELEEKTRLINQVLELQHTLEDLSARVDAVKEENLKLKSENQVLGQYIENLMSASSVFQTTDTKSKRK is encoded by the exons ATGATGAATGCTGACATGGATG CAGTTGATGCTGAAAATCAGGTGGAATTGGAAGAAAAGACTCGACTTATAAATCAGGTGTTGGAACTCCAACACACACTTGAAG atcTTTCTGCAAGAGTAGATGCAGTTAAGGAAGAAAATCTGAAGCTAAAGTCAGAAAATCAAGTTCTTGGACAATATATAGAAAATCTTATGTCTGCTTCTAGTGTTTTTCAAACAACTGatacaaaaagcaaaaggaagtaa